A genomic region of Drosophila kikkawai strain 14028-0561.14 chromosome X, DkikHiC1v2, whole genome shotgun sequence contains the following coding sequences:
- the LOC108080076 gene encoding protein YIPF5-like has product MARYGLPNESSSDEDINDYSYETTFSKPLAQSTAYKDLTGTETDNDIDKEPPLLEELGIKPHHIYQKTLVVLNLLSDITDQDILEDTDMAGPLVFCLTLGIFLLLAGKVTFSAIYGIGIMGCIFFNCLLSLMANRIQMTVMMVASMLGYCLLPMVLLSFINIFITIEGTFGIILTIFAVLWCSISASKLLATAFDMDNQQWPIAYLCAMLYGGFALITLY; this is encoded by the coding sequence atgGCTAGATACGGTCTACCCAATGAATCCTCGTCGGATGAAGATATCAACGATTACAGCTATGAGACAACCTTTTCCAAGCCTTTGGCCCAGTCCACGGCATACAAGGACTTGACCGGAACCGAAACCGACAACGATATCGATAAGGAGCCACCACTTTTGGAGGAACTGGGCATCAAACCGCATCATATTTACCAAAAGACACTGGTCGTGCTCAATCTCTTGAGTGACATCACGGATCAGGATATACTGGAGGACACGGACATGGCGGGACCGTTGGTCTTTTGCCTCACACTTGGCATCTTCCTGCTACTGGCCGGCAAGGTGACCTTCTCGGCCATCTATGGCATCGGCATTATGGGTTGCATATTCTTCAATTGCCTGCTGTCACTGATGGCCAACAGGATCCAGATGACTGTCATGATGGTGGCCTCCATGCTAGGCTACTGTCTGCTGCCCATGGTGTTGCTAtcgtttattaatattttcatcaCCATTGAGGGTACATTTGGTATAATTTTGACCATCTTTGCCGTGCTCTGGTGCTCCATATCAGCCTCGAAACTGTTGGCCACCGCTTTTGATATGGATAATCAACAATGGCCAATTGCGTATCTGTGTGCCATGCTCTATGGAGGATTTGCATTGATTACCCTTTACTAA